One window of the Thermodesulfomicrobium sp. WS genome contains the following:
- the fliR gene encoding flagellar biosynthetic protein FliR translates to MELFPLDAHLFLGFLFALLRISVILFLLPFFGGQGLPAPAKAALCLVLTVALWPRLTNYGGELPAHPFSLALILLGEVLLGLILGLVVRLIFAAIQTGGQIIGFQMGFTMVNAIDPESGTSEAITAHFLYMTAALVFLAMNGHLVLLSGVIRSFDLIPPGRLLVSEALSQNILQLSAGIFVTAIQIAAPVLAALLLVDLALALVSRASPQMNVLVMGFPIKTAVGFAFLVLLLELMALAMDAFVTDLPQTMSRMLGMMR, encoded by the coding sequence ATGGAGCTCTTTCCCCTCGACGCCCACCTCTTTCTCGGCTTTCTCTTTGCCCTGCTGCGCATCAGCGTCATCCTCTTTCTGCTCCCCTTTTTTGGGGGCCAAGGGCTGCCGGCACCCGCCAAGGCGGCGCTCTGTCTGGTGCTCACCGTTGCCCTGTGGCCACGGCTCACCAATTACGGCGGCGAACTTCCGGCCCATCCGTTTTCCCTGGCCCTCATCCTTTTGGGCGAAGTCCTTTTGGGACTCATCCTGGGGCTCGTGGTGCGTCTCATTTTCGCCGCCATCCAGACCGGCGGCCAGATCATCGGCTTCCAGATGGGCTTTACCATGGTCAACGCCATCGACCCCGAGTCCGGCACCTCGGAAGCCATCACCGCCCATTTCCTCTACATGACCGCAGCCCTGGTGTTTCTTGCCATGAACGGCCATTTGGTGCTGCTCTCCGGGGTGATCCGCAGCTTTGACCTCATCCCGCCGGGACGCCTCCTGGTCTCCGAGGCGCTCAGCCAAAACATCCTGCAACTTTCCGCGGGCATCTTCGTCACCGCCATCCAGATCGCCGCCCCGGTGCTGGCGGCACTGCTGCTGGTGGACTTGGCCCTGGCGTTGGTGTCCCGCGCTTCCCCACAGATGAACGTCCTCGTCATGGGCTTTCCCATCAAGACCGCTGTGGGATTTGCCTTTCTGGTGCTGCTCCTGGAGCTCATGGCCCTGGCCATGGATGCCTTTGTCACGGATCTGCCACAAACCATGTCCCGCATGCTCGGGATGATGAGGTAG
- a CDS encoding tRNA 2-thiocytidine biosynthesis TtcA family protein: MAQWGKLHFVQERCLRLAGKAMQRLGMTHPGARIGIAVSGGVDSWVLLQVLLLRQRILPFPVELMILHLNPGFAPENHAPLVQWAQRHGLACHVEVTDFGPRAHSPENREKSPCFYCAHLRRKRLFALCRQYRLTHLAMGHNADDLVVTFFLNLVQTGKVYGLMPKEHYFGGQLTMIRPLILVEKKLISQAARKWGLPVWENPCPSKDDTARSRMLDAVRTLCQHEHRLLTNVFQGLQRWQVEETLRSILPTS, translated from the coding sequence ATGGCCCAATGGGGAAAACTCCATTTCGTGCAAGAACGCTGCCTGCGCTTGGCAGGCAAAGCTATGCAGCGCCTCGGCATGACTCATCCCGGGGCGCGCATCGGCATTGCCGTCTCCGGTGGGGTGGATAGTTGGGTTCTCCTGCAAGTACTCCTCCTGCGCCAGCGCATCTTGCCCTTTCCTGTGGAGCTCATGATCCTGCACCTCAACCCCGGTTTTGCCCCGGAAAATCACGCGCCCTTGGTCCAGTGGGCGCAGCGGCATGGACTCGCCTGCCACGTGGAGGTCACCGATTTCGGCCCCCGAGCCCATTCGCCGGAAAACCGCGAAAAATCCCCGTGCTTTTATTGTGCCCATCTGCGGCGCAAACGCCTCTTTGCCCTGTGTCGCCAGTATAGGCTCACCCACCTGGCCATGGGGCACAACGCCGACGACCTCGTCGTCACGTTTTTTCTCAATCTCGTGCAAACCGGCAAAGTGTACGGGCTCATGCCCAAGGAACACTATTTTGGCGGCCAACTCACCATGATCCGGCCCCTGATCCTGGTGGAAAAAAAGCTCATTAGCCAGGCGGCCCGCAAGTGGGGCCTTCCGGTCTGGGAGAACCCCTGCCCTTCCAAAGACGACACAGCCCGCAGCCGCATGCTCGACGCAGTACGCACCCTCTGCCAGCACGAGCATCGACTTCTCACCAACGTCTTTCAGGGGCTGCAGCGCTGGCAGGTGGAGGAAACGCTTCGCAGCATCCTGCCAACGTCCTGA
- the rpoZ gene encoding DNA-directed RNA polymerase subunit omega: MARITVEDCLEKVNNRFLIVQMAIKRVKQYHEGYLPLIESKNKEVVTALREIAEGKVLPDVERLEDLKFVVEDDVEV, translated from the coding sequence ATGGCCAGAATCACTGTGGAAGATTGTTTGGAAAAGGTCAACAACCGCTTCTTGATTGTGCAGATGGCCATCAAGCGGGTCAAGCAATATCATGAAGGCTACTTGCCTCTCATCGAGAGCAAGAACAAGGAAGTGGTGACGGCCTTGCGGGAGATCGCGGAGGGCAAGGTGCTGCCGGACGTGGAGCGCCTTGAGGATCTGAAATTTGTTGTGGAAGACGACGTGGAAGTCTGA
- the dnaJ gene encoding molecular chaperone DnaJ, translated as MAKRDYYEILGVDRLASAEEIKSAYRKLAFQYHPDRNPDDPEAEEKFKEAAEAYEVLGDPEKRAQYDRFGHAGINGQGFGSHFESAEDVFSAFSDIFGEFFGFSAASRRRPSQGASLRYNLTISFRDAAKGTEVEIQIPKRDVCDECHGSGAAPGHSPQPCRHCGGVGQITQSQGFFRISVPCPVCRGEGTVITHPCPKCRGRGIVQVSKTLKVRVPPGVDSGSRLRVRGEGEPGENGGPAGDLFVVLYVEEDPVFSRQGQDLVVRTEISVVQAILGAKIEVPTLDDPVSVDIPKGTQPGKVLRIPGLGLPRLGGGPQGDLLVEVMVRIPTSVTKRQEELLREFEKLEEDRPFNRVKDFFKKAMGD; from the coding sequence ATGGCGAAGCGGGACTACTACGAAATCTTGGGCGTGGATCGCTTAGCGTCGGCGGAGGAGATCAAGAGCGCTTACCGCAAGCTGGCGTTCCAGTACCATCCGGACCGTAACCCCGATGATCCGGAGGCGGAAGAAAAGTTCAAAGAGGCTGCCGAGGCCTACGAAGTGCTGGGAGATCCGGAAAAGCGGGCCCAGTACGATCGCTTTGGGCACGCTGGCATCAATGGCCAGGGGTTTGGCAGCCACTTTGAGAGTGCTGAGGACGTCTTCAGTGCCTTTAGCGATATCTTTGGGGAGTTTTTTGGATTCAGCGCCGCGAGTCGGCGGCGGCCAAGCCAGGGTGCCAGCCTGCGCTATAACCTTACGATTTCGTTTCGTGACGCGGCCAAAGGCACGGAGGTGGAGATCCAGATCCCCAAGCGGGATGTGTGCGATGAATGCCACGGATCGGGCGCTGCCCCCGGTCATAGCCCGCAGCCCTGCCGGCATTGCGGCGGCGTGGGGCAGATCACCCAGTCGCAGGGGTTTTTCCGGATTTCGGTGCCCTGCCCAGTGTGCCGGGGGGAGGGGACGGTCATCACCCATCCGTGCCCCAAGTGCCGTGGCCGGGGGATTGTACAGGTCTCGAAGACTCTCAAGGTACGTGTCCCTCCGGGGGTGGACAGCGGCAGCCGCTTGCGTGTGCGCGGCGAAGGCGAGCCGGGAGAAAACGGCGGGCCGGCTGGGGACCTTTTTGTGGTCCTCTACGTGGAAGAAGACCCGGTATTTTCCCGTCAAGGTCAGGACCTGGTGGTGCGCACCGAGATTTCGGTGGTGCAGGCCATCTTGGGTGCCAAGATCGAGGTCCCGACCCTGGATGATCCGGTGAGCGTGGATATCCCCAAGGGCACGCAGCCGGGCAAGGTGCTGCGCATCCCGGGTTTGGGGCTTCCGCGCCTGGGCGGCGGCCCCCAGGGCGACCTGCTGGTGGAGGTGATGGTGCGGATTCCCACTTCCGTGACCAAACGTCAGGAAGAGCTCCTGCGGGAGTTCGAGAAGTTGGAAGAAGACCGCCCCTTCAACCGGGTCAAGGACTTTTTCAAAAAGGCCATGGGCGACTAG
- the moaC gene encoding cyclic pyranopterin monophosphate synthase MoaC, whose translation MEKQPFSHLDAQGAARMVDVSAKADTVRRAVVRTRVELSASTFALLQDKALPKGDVLTVAKIAGIMAAKKTADLIPLCHPLALAAVDVRFDLDPQAACVHIEAEACAVGPTGVEMEALVAAQVAAMTIYDMCKAVQRDIRITDCRLVHKSGGKSGTFEAS comes from the coding sequence GTGGAAAAACAGCCGTTTTCGCATCTCGATGCCCAGGGCGCGGCGCGCATGGTGGACGTATCGGCCAAGGCCGATACCGTGCGCCGGGCCGTGGTGCGTACGCGGGTGGAGCTTTCCGCATCCACATTCGCCCTCCTGCAGGACAAGGCCCTGCCCAAGGGAGATGTGCTCACCGTGGCCAAGATCGCGGGGATCATGGCCGCCAAAAAGACCGCGGACCTCATCCCCTTGTGTCATCCCCTTGCCTTGGCGGCGGTGGACGTGCGCTTTGACCTCGACCCCCAGGCCGCATGCGTGCACATTGAGGCCGAGGCCTGCGCTGTGGGGCCCACGGGCGTGGAGATGGAGGCCTTGGTGGCAGCCCAGGTGGCGGCCATGACCATTTACGATATGTGCAAGGCCGTGCAGCGGGATATCCGCATCACGGATTGCCGCTTGGTCCATAAAAGCGGCGGCAAAAGCGGTACCTTTGAAGCGTCGTAG
- the serS gene encoding serine--tRNA ligase: MLDSKLLRTSPEIVRRALHLRRATIDLDALLALDETRRQLTTEVETLKAQRNQASQEVARKKRAGEDASALMAELGTLSQRIKELDERCSAVDAQFQEMLLTIPNIPHASVPEGSSDADNTEVRRWGIPPQFSFTPKEHWEIGALLGGLDFETAAKITGSRFVLLRGWAARLERALISFMLDVQTQEHGYQEVLPPVIVNRASLIGTGQLPKFEEDLFHLTGTDYYLIPTAEVPVTNIFRDTTLDEADLPMGLCAFTPCFRSEAGSYGKDTKGIIRQHQFHKVELVRLAHPDTSYDELELLVTHAEAILQRLGLAYRVVTLCSGDLGFSAAKTYDIEVWLPGQATYREISSCSNFEDFQARRAGIRFRPKGAKKSALVHTLNGSGLAIGRTMVAILENYQQADGTVRVPEALQPYLGGATTIPF; this comes from the coding sequence ATGCTCGACAGCAAACTCCTGCGCACCAGCCCAGAGATCGTCCGCAGGGCCCTGCACCTGCGCCGGGCGACCATCGATCTGGACGCCCTGCTCGCCCTGGACGAAACCCGCCGGCAGCTCACTACGGAAGTGGAAACCCTCAAGGCGCAGCGCAACCAGGCCTCTCAAGAAGTCGCCCGGAAAAAACGCGCAGGCGAAGACGCCTCCGCCCTGATGGCGGAGCTGGGAACGCTTTCCCAGCGCATCAAGGAATTGGATGAACGCTGCTCCGCCGTGGACGCCCAGTTCCAAGAGATGCTTCTCACCATTCCCAATATCCCGCATGCCTCGGTGCCTGAAGGCAGCTCCGACGCCGACAACACCGAGGTGCGCCGCTGGGGCATACCCCCGCAGTTCTCCTTTACTCCCAAAGAACATTGGGAAATCGGCGCGCTTCTGGGCGGGCTCGACTTCGAGACCGCAGCCAAGATCACCGGCAGCCGCTTCGTGCTCCTGCGCGGCTGGGCCGCCCGGCTGGAGCGGGCGCTCATCAGCTTCATGCTGGACGTCCAAACCCAGGAGCACGGCTACCAGGAAGTGCTGCCGCCAGTGATCGTCAATCGGGCAAGCCTCATCGGCACCGGGCAGCTGCCCAAATTCGAAGAGGACCTCTTCCATCTCACCGGCACGGACTACTACCTCATCCCCACGGCGGAAGTCCCGGTCACCAACATCTTCCGCGACACCACCCTGGACGAAGCCGATCTGCCCATGGGTTTGTGCGCCTTCACCCCGTGTTTCCGCTCCGAGGCGGGCTCCTACGGCAAAGACACCAAAGGCATCATCCGCCAGCACCAATTCCATAAAGTGGAGCTGGTGCGCCTCGCCCACCCGGACACTTCCTACGACGAGTTGGAGCTTTTAGTGACGCATGCCGAAGCCATTTTGCAGCGGCTGGGGCTTGCCTACCGCGTGGTCACCCTCTGCTCCGGCGATCTCGGATTCTCTGCAGCCAAGACCTACGACATCGAGGTATGGCTGCCCGGACAGGCCACCTACCGGGAGATTTCCTCGTGCTCCAATTTCGAAGACTTTCAAGCCCGCCGCGCCGGCATCCGGTTCCGGCCCAAGGGCGCCAAGAAGTCGGCGCTGGTGCATACCCTCAATGGTTCCGGCCTTGCCATAGGGCGCACCATGGTCGCTATCTTGGAGAACTACCAGCAGGCGGACGGCACCGTGCGCGTGCCTGAGGCCCTGCAGCCCTATCTCGGCGGCGCCACCACCATCCCCTTCTAA
- the groES gene encoding co-chaperone GroES, translated as MQLKPLHDRILVKRLEEEQVTKGGIIIPDSAKEKPIKGEVVAVGQGKTADDGKLIPMNVKKGDKVIFNKYAGTEIKIEGEEFLIMREDDVLAIIEG; from the coding sequence ATGCAGCTCAAACCGTTGCACGACCGTATCTTGGTGAAGCGCCTGGAAGAAGAGCAGGTGACCAAAGGCGGCATCATCATCCCGGACTCGGCCAAGGAAAAGCCCATCAAGGGTGAAGTGGTGGCCGTGGGTCAGGGCAAGACCGCTGATGATGGCAAGCTCATCCCCATGAACGTCAAGAAAGGCGACAAGGTCATCTTCAACAAGTACGCCGGCACGGAGATCAAGATCGAGGGCGAGGAATTCCTCATCATGCGTGAAGATGACGTCCTGGCCATCATCGAAGGTTAG
- the groL gene encoding chaperonin GroEL (60 kDa chaperone family; promotes refolding of misfolded polypeptides especially under stressful conditions; forms two stacked rings of heptamers to form a barrel-shaped 14mer; ends can be capped by GroES; misfolded proteins enter the barrel where they are refolded when GroES binds): MAAKVIKFDVKARERLKKGVDTLADAVKVTLGPKGRNVVIEKSFGSPVITKDGVTVAKEIELEDKFENMGAQMVKEVASKTSDVAGDGTTTATILAQSIFHEGVKLVAAGRNPMAIKRGIDKAVDAVVAALDKLAKPTRDQKEIAQVGTISANNDATIGNIIAEAMSKVGKEGVITVEEAKGLETTLEVVEGMQFDRGYLSPYFVTNPDKMVCELDSPLILINEKKISNMKELLPILEQVAKMGKPLLIIAEDVEGEALATLVVNKLRGTLQVVAVKAPGFGERRKAMLQDIAILTGGEVVSEDLGVKLESITLNQLGRAKRIVVDKENTTIVDGAGDPEKIKARVKQIRTEIEETTSDYDREKLQERLAKIVGGVAVINVGAATETEMKEKKARVEDALNATRAAVEEGIVPGGGVALVRCQSALNDVKASDDDEAAGVEVVRRAMEAPLRQICANAGVEGAVVIEKVREGAESFGYNAATGEYEDLIAAGVIDPKKVTRIALQNAASVAGLLLTTECAIAEKPKEETPAAGHGGMGGGMGGMY; this comes from the coding sequence ATGGCTGCCAAAGTCATTAAGTTTGATGTCAAGGCTCGTGAGCGTTTGAAAAAAGGTGTGGATACCCTGGCGGATGCCGTGAAGGTCACTCTTGGTCCCAAGGGCCGCAACGTGGTCATCGAAAAGTCCTTTGGCTCTCCGGTGATCACCAAAGACGGCGTGACCGTGGCCAAGGAGATCGAGCTGGAAGACAAGTTCGAGAACATGGGCGCCCAGATGGTGAAGGAAGTGGCGTCCAAGACCTCGGACGTGGCTGGCGACGGCACCACCACGGCCACCATCCTCGCCCAGTCCATCTTCCACGAGGGCGTGAAGCTGGTGGCTGCCGGCCGCAACCCCATGGCCATCAAGCGCGGCATCGACAAGGCGGTGGACGCGGTGGTGGCGGCCTTGGACAAGCTGGCCAAACCCACGCGGGATCAGAAGGAGATCGCCCAGGTGGGCACCATCTCCGCCAACAACGACGCCACCATCGGTAACATCATCGCCGAGGCCATGAGCAAGGTGGGCAAAGAGGGCGTCATCACCGTGGAGGAGGCCAAGGGCCTGGAAACCACCCTTGAGGTGGTGGAGGGCATGCAGTTCGACCGCGGTTACCTCTCCCCCTACTTCGTCACCAATCCCGACAAGATGGTGTGCGAGCTCGATTCGCCCCTCATCCTCATCAACGAGAAGAAGATTTCCAATATGAAGGAGCTCCTGCCCATTTTGGAGCAGGTGGCCAAGATGGGCAAACCGCTGCTCATCATCGCGGAAGACGTGGAAGGCGAGGCCTTGGCGACCCTGGTGGTCAACAAGCTGCGCGGCACCCTGCAGGTGGTGGCGGTGAAGGCCCCGGGCTTTGGCGAGCGCCGCAAGGCCATGCTTCAGGACATCGCCATCCTCACCGGTGGTGAAGTGGTGTCCGAGGACTTGGGCGTGAAGCTGGAGAGCATTACCCTCAACCAGTTGGGCCGCGCCAAGCGCATCGTGGTGGACAAAGAGAATACCACCATCGTGGACGGCGCTGGTGATCCCGAGAAGATCAAGGCCCGCGTGAAGCAGATCCGCACCGAAATCGAGGAGACCACCTCGGATTACGACCGCGAGAAGCTCCAGGAGCGCCTGGCCAAGATCGTGGGTGGTGTGGCCGTGATCAACGTCGGTGCTGCCACCGAGACCGAGATGAAGGAAAAGAAGGCGCGCGTGGAAGACGCCCTCAACGCCACCCGCGCTGCGGTGGAAGAAGGCATCGTCCCCGGCGGTGGCGTGGCCTTGGTGCGCTGCCAGTCGGCCCTGAACGACGTCAAGGCTTCCGATGACGACGAGGCCGCGGGTGTGGAAGTGGTGCGCCGCGCCATGGAGGCCCCGCTGCGTCAGATCTGCGCCAACGCGGGCGTGGAAGGTGCGGTGGTCATCGAGAAGGTGCGCGAAGGTGCCGAGTCCTTTGGCTACAACGCCGCTACCGGCGAGTACGAGGACCTCATCGCCGCGGGCGTCATCGATCCCAAGAAGGTGACCCGTATCGCGCTGCAGAACGCCGCTTCGGTGGCGGGACTGCTCCTCACCACCGAGTGCGCCATTGCCGAGAAGCCCAAGGAGGAGACTCCGGCGGCTGGCCATGGTGGCATGGGTGGCGGCATGGGCGGCATGTACTAA
- a CDS encoding tetratricopeptide repeat protein, with protein sequence MNILSSLQFLRPGWRMAILAAVLFSVVLVSLTPPALAGFDEGLAAYDRGDYATALKEWRPLAEQGHAGAQNKLGVMYAKGQGVSKDDAEALKWFRKAAEQGYAAAQGALGFMYGDGRGVPQDYAEAVKWYRKAAEQGDTKAQNNLGAMYKNGRGVPQDYAEAVKWYRKAAEQGDTKAQNNLGAMYEDGQGVPEDKVLAYALYNLSAANDSSSENKARSNRDWLAHKLSREALLRGQELSRQLAQPGNFSKALDAYLADTARQGDNPPARNAQKPGKGRAGTP encoded by the coding sequence ATGAACATTTTGTCTTCGCTTCAATTTTTACGCCCCGGCTGGAGAATGGCGATTCTTGCCGCTGTCCTGTTTTCGGTGGTGCTGGTTTCATTGACGCCGCCGGCCCTGGCCGGCTTCGATGAAGGGCTTGCAGCCTATGACCGCGGCGACTACGCCACGGCCCTTAAGGAGTGGCGTCCGCTCGCCGAGCAGGGGCATGCAGGCGCGCAAAACAAACTGGGCGTCATGTATGCGAAGGGCCAAGGCGTGTCGAAGGACGATGCCGAAGCCCTCAAGTGGTTCCGCAAGGCCGCCGAGCAGGGGTATGCGGCCGCGCAAGGCGCCTTGGGCTTCATGTATGGGGACGGCCGAGGCGTGCCACAGGACTACGCCGAAGCCGTCAAATGGTATCGCAAGGCCGCCGAGCAGGGAGATACGAAAGCGCAAAACAACCTGGGCGCCATGTATAAGAACGGCCGAGGCGTGCCACAGGACTACGCCGAAGCCGTCAAATGGTATCGCAAGGCCGCCGAGCAGGGAGATACGAAAGCGCAAAACAACCTGGGCGCCATGTATGAGGACGGCCAAGGCGTGCCGGAAGACAAGGTTCTCGCCTACGCGCTCTACAATCTTTCGGCGGCCAATGATTCTTCGAGCGAGAACAAGGCGCGTAGCAATCGTGACTGGCTGGCGCACAAGCTTTCCCGCGAGGCACTCCTGCGCGGACAGGAACTCTCTCGTCAGCTTGCCCAACCTGGAAATTTCTCCAAGGCGCTCGATGCGTATCTCGCCGACACCGCCCGGCAGGGTGACAATCCTCCAGCCCGGAATGCCCAAAAACCAGGCAAAGGCAGGGCTGGCACCCCCTAG
- the hysD gene encoding NiFeSe hydrogenase maturation protease codes for MKHLLVLGVGNLLLTDEGVGVHAVQDLAQESWPTEAVDFLDGGTFTQDIFYLFQNYHHILVLDVVHGGKPPGTIYRLTEHELRHSDSQRLSIHDIDLLDSLQMAELLGNRPQLTVLGIEPLCISQWSMELTPTLKAAYPAYLEAARREIRAILHIAPPASPADAGSVVTSQ; via the coding sequence ATGAAACATCTCTTGGTACTGGGCGTGGGGAACCTGCTGCTCACGGACGAGGGCGTCGGCGTTCACGCGGTCCAAGATCTCGCCCAGGAATCGTGGCCCACCGAGGCGGTGGATTTCCTCGACGGCGGCACCTTCACCCAGGACATCTTTTATCTTTTCCAAAACTATCACCATATCCTGGTGCTCGACGTGGTGCACGGCGGCAAACCCCCGGGGACCATCTACCGTCTTACGGAACATGAGCTGCGCCACAGCGATTCCCAGCGCCTCTCCATCCACGATATCGACCTCCTCGACTCCCTCCAAATGGCAGAACTCCTCGGCAACCGTCCCCAACTCACGGTGCTTGGCATCGAGCCGTTGTGTATTTCCCAGTGGTCCATGGAGCTCACCCCCACGCTCAAGGCCGCCTACCCCGCCTATCTGGAAGCCGCCCGCCGAGAAATCCGCGCCATCCTCCATATCGCCCCTCCCGCAAGCCCCGCGGACGCAGGCAGCGTTGTAACCAGCCAATGA
- the hysA gene encoding NiFeSe hydrogenase large subunit HysA codes for MSQATTPHGGAGDTVRIPIDPVTRIEGHLKVEVEVKDGVVVDARCYGGMFRGFEQILRGRDPRDSSQIVQRICGVCPTAHCTASVMAQDAAFGVKTPTNGRIVRNLIFGANYLQSHILHFYHLAALDYVKGPDVAPFVPRYTNADLITDRIKDKTKADSTNKYGLDQYLKALEVRRICHEMVAMFGGRMPHVQGMVGGGTTQIPTAERIADYAARFKEVLKFVTDEYLPLIYTLGSVYTDLFATGVGYKNVISFGVFPLDDDGKTSLHKPGVYIDGKDEPFDPKLIKEYVKYSFFDYSKPGGLHYSEGETNPNPDKAGAYSFVKAPRYKDKPCEAGPLARMWITNPAISPVGQKLLKELYGIEAKNFRDLGDKAFSIMGRHVARAEETYFVAQAIEKWLKEVKPEAETYAKPEIPDSAEGTGFTEAPRGSLLHYLKIKDKKIDNYQVVSATLWNCNPRDDMGQRGPVEQALIGVPVPDIKNPVNVGRLIRAFDP; via the coding sequence GTGTCCCAAGCAACGACGCCCCATGGTGGCGCGGGTGATACGGTCCGGATCCCCATTGACCCGGTCACCCGAATCGAAGGCCACCTCAAAGTCGAAGTGGAAGTGAAAGACGGCGTGGTCGTGGACGCCCGCTGCTACGGCGGCATGTTCCGCGGCTTCGAGCAGATCCTGCGCGGCCGCGATCCTCGGGATTCGTCCCAGATCGTCCAACGCATCTGCGGCGTCTGCCCCACCGCCCATTGCACGGCATCGGTCATGGCCCAGGACGCCGCGTTTGGCGTCAAGACGCCCACCAACGGCCGCATTGTCCGCAACCTGATCTTTGGCGCCAACTACCTGCAGTCGCACATCCTGCACTTCTACCATCTGGCTGCTCTCGACTACGTCAAGGGCCCGGATGTGGCGCCTTTCGTGCCCCGCTACACCAACGCCGACCTCATCACCGACCGCATCAAGGACAAGACCAAGGCGGATTCCACCAACAAGTACGGGCTGGATCAGTACCTCAAGGCCTTGGAAGTGCGGCGCATCTGCCACGAAATGGTGGCCATGTTCGGCGGCCGCATGCCGCATGTGCAGGGCATGGTGGGTGGCGGCACCACGCAGATCCCCACTGCAGAGCGCATCGCCGACTACGCCGCCCGCTTCAAAGAGGTCCTCAAGTTCGTCACCGACGAATATCTGCCGCTCATCTACACCCTGGGCTCGGTCTACACCGACCTCTTTGCCACAGGCGTGGGCTACAAGAACGTCATCTCCTTCGGAGTCTTCCCCTTGGATGACGACGGCAAGACCTCGCTCCACAAGCCCGGCGTCTACATCGACGGCAAGGACGAACCTTTTGATCCCAAATTGATCAAAGAGTACGTCAAGTACTCCTTCTTCGACTACTCCAAGCCCGGCGGGCTGCATTACAGCGAAGGCGAGACCAACCCCAATCCGGACAAGGCCGGCGCCTACAGCTTCGTCAAAGCCCCGCGCTACAAGGACAAGCCCTGCGAGGCCGGCCCCTTGGCCCGCATGTGGATCACCAACCCCGCCATCAGCCCAGTGGGCCAGAAGCTCCTCAAGGAGCTCTACGGCATCGAGGCCAAGAACTTCCGCGACCTGGGTGACAAGGCCTTCTCCATCATGGGCCGCCACGTGGCCCGGGCCGAGGAGACCTATTTCGTGGCCCAAGCCATCGAAAAATGGCTCAAAGAGGTGAAGCCCGAGGCCGAGACCTACGCCAAACCCGAAATCCCGGACAGCGCCGAAGGCACCGGATTCACCGAGGCCCCGCGGGGCTCGCTCTTGCATTACCTCAAGATCAAGGACAAAAAGATCGACAACTACCAGGTGGTGTCCGCCACGCTGTGGAACTGCAATCCGCGCGACGACATGGGCCAGCGCGGCCCGGTGGAGCAAGCCCTCATCGGCGTGCCGGTTCCGGACATCAAGAACCCGGTGAACGTTGGGCGCCTCATCCGCGCCTTCGACCCGTGA
- the hysB gene encoding NiFeSe hydrogenase small subunit, giving the protein MSLSRREFVKLCSAGVAGLSISRMCHPGVLHAMTEGAKKAPVLWVQGQGCTGCSVSLLNSVHPRIKEILLDVISLEFHPTVMGSEGTLAVEHMYAVADKFKGNFFLLVEGAIPTAKEGRYCIVGETTDAKGHHKEITMMELVRELAPKALATVGIGTCSAYGGIPAARGNVTGATSLKDFFEHEKIKTLLVNVPGCPPHPDWMVGTLVAAWSHVLNPKEHPLPELDDSGRPMLFYGENIHENCPYVELYDKAQFAPTFTKPGCKAELGCKGPSTYADCFKRRWNNGINWCVENAVCIGCVEPDFPDGKSPFYVAE; this is encoded by the coding sequence ATGAGTCTTTCACGACGAGAATTCGTCAAACTGTGCTCCGCCGGCGTGGCAGGGCTCAGCATCTCCCGGATGTGCCATCCGGGGGTGCTTCATGCCATGACCGAAGGCGCCAAGAAGGCGCCGGTGCTGTGGGTACAGGGGCAAGGGTGTACGGGCTGCTCGGTATCGCTCCTCAACTCGGTGCATCCGCGCATCAAAGAGATCCTGCTCGATGTCATCAGCTTGGAGTTCCATCCCACGGTCATGGGCTCCGAGGGAACTTTGGCTGTGGAGCACATGTACGCCGTGGCGGACAAGTTCAAAGGCAACTTCTTCCTGCTGGTGGAAGGCGCCATCCCCACGGCCAAGGAAGGCCGCTACTGCATCGTGGGCGAGACCACGGACGCCAAGGGCCATCACAAGGAAATCACCATGATGGAGCTCGTGCGCGAGCTCGCGCCCAAGGCCCTGGCCACGGTAGGCATCGGCACCTGCTCCGCCTACGGCGGCATTCCCGCTGCCCGGGGGAATGTCACCGGCGCCACGAGCCTCAAGGACTTTTTCGAGCACGAGAAGATCAAGACCCTGCTCGTCAACGTCCCTGGCTGCCCGCCCCATCCGGACTGGATGGTGGGAACGCTGGTGGCCGCCTGGAGCCATGTGCTCAACCCCAAAGAGCATCCGCTGCCGGAGCTCGACGACTCCGGCCGCCCCATGCTCTTTTACGGCGAGAACATTCACGAAAATTGCCCGTACGTGGAACTTTACGACAAGGCCCAGTTCGCGCCCACCTTCACCAAGCCGGGGTGCAAGGCGGAATTGGGCTGCAAGGGCCCGTCCACCTATGCAGATTGCTTCAAGCGCCGCTGGAATAACGGCATCAACTGGTGCGTGGAGAACGCCGTGTGCATCGGTTGCGTGGAGCCGGACTTCCCGGACGGTAAATCGCCTTTCTACGTGGCGGAATAA